A genome region from Anopheles stephensi strain Indian chromosome 2, UCI_ANSTEP_V1.0, whole genome shotgun sequence includes the following:
- the LOC118507205 gene encoding mediator of RNA polymerase II transcription subunit 18, whose translation MGAQVNAAELLQQALSSNIIPNQEFLLQGSILDSAAENLLHRLRGLCDNVDASPETFSDIEMCFSLKLPTEKTPVMTVRVRRAQDVEAPLQLRYIGQPELGDRTRPTLVRSSLDIACTPHVIDFLTEMGFRLDFEYCTKGYMFRKGRMKITVSKILKNMTEPISQSYLVELSVLAPKGQDAIAEDMRIFAEQLKPLVQLEKIDYKRFAQMP comes from the exons ATGGGTGCACAGGTTAATGCAGCTGAGCTGCTGCAGCAAGCACTAAGCTCGAACATTATACCGAATCAGGAATTTTTGCTGCAAGGCTCAATTCTAGATTCAGCAGCAGAAAATCTACTGCACCG GTTACGTGGACTGTGCGATAATGTGGATGCTAGCCCGGAAACGTTCAGTGATATAGAGATGTGTTTCAGCTTGAAGCTACCAACCGAGAAG ACACCAGTAATGACGGTCCGGGTGCGACGGGCGCAGGATGTGGAGGCACCATTACAGCTCCGTTACATCGGTCAGCCCGAGCTGGGTGATCGGACCAGACCGACGCTTGTGCGGAGCAGTCTGGACATTGCCTGCACACCGCACGTGATCGATTTTCTAACCGAGATGGGCTTCCGGCTGGACTTTGAGTACTGCACCAAAGGGTACATGTTTCGCAAGGGGCGGATGAAGATTACCGTCTCCAAAATACTGAAAAACATGACCGAACCAATCTCGCAGAGCTACCTGGTGGAGCTGTCCGTGCTAGCACCGAAGGGACAGGATGCGATCGCCGAGGATATGCGAATTTTTGCCGAGCAACTCAAACCCTTGGTGCAGCTGGAAAAGATCGATTACAAACGATTCGCACAAATGCCTTAA
- the LOC118507204 gene encoding delta-aminolevulinic acid dehydratase encodes MSSAAKLHSSIFHPTLRKLQCQDVAIEAHNLMYPVFLVDDDDAEQHIPSMPGVARYGIAKLLAHLEPLVAKGLQSILLFGVVDKMPKDSIGTGADCATNPVIRALPRLRTAFPDLLIACDVCLCPYTDHGHCGVLTADGVIDNEPSIKRIAEIALAYAKAGAHIVAPSDMMDNRIYAIKQMLRASKLENRCSVLSYSVKFASGFYGPFRDAAKSAPAFGDRKCYQLPPGSKGIAKRAAKRDVEEGADMLMVKPGMAYLDIVKQVKDDYPELPLFIYQVSGEYSMLLNAGQIGAFDLKTVLWEVLVGMRRAGADCIISYFTPLVLDWLKE; translated from the exons ATGTCGTCCGCTGCAAAGCTGCACAGCAGCATATTCCATCCAACGCTACGAAAACTGCAGTGCCAGGATGTGGCGATTGAAGCGCATAACCTGATGTATCCCGTATTTTTGGT cgacgacgatgacgctGAACAGCACATTCCAAGCATGCCGGGAGTTGCCCGTTACGGTATCGCCAAACTGTTGGCCCACCTGGAACCGCTCGTTGCGAAGGGGCTGCAATCGATCCTACTGTTCGGTGTGGTTGACAAGATGCCGAAG GATTCCATCGGTACGGGAGCCGATTGCGCCACCAATCCGGTGATACGCGCATTGCCACGACTACGAACCGCCTTTCCCGATCTGTTGATTGCGTGCGACGTGTGCCTGTGCCCGTACACCGACCACGGTCACTGCGGGGTACTGACCGCGGACGGCGTTATCGACAACGAGCCCAGCATTAAGCGCATCGCCGAAATTGCACTCGCCTATGCAAAGGCAGGTGCGCACATCGTAGCACCGTCCGACATGATGGACAATCGTATTTACGCGATAAAGCAAATGCTGCGGGCCAGCAAGCTAGAGAACCGGTGCTCGGTGCTGTCGTATTCGGTCAAGTTCGCGTCCGGCTTTTACGGTCCGTTTCGTGATGCGGCCAAATCGGCACCGGCATTCGGCGATCGGAAATGCTACCAGTTACCGCCCGGATCGAAAGGCATTGCAAAGCGAGCTGCG AAACGTGACGTCGAGGAAGGTGCCGATATGCTGATGGTAAAGCCTGGCATGGCGTACCTAGATATTGTGAAGCAGGTGAAGGACGACTATCCCGAGCTACCGTTGTTTATCTACCAG GTTTCCGGAGAGTATTCGATGCTGCTAAACGCGGGTCAGATTGGTGCCTTTGATTTGAAGACTGTTTTGTGGGAAGTGCTGGTGGGTATGCGCCGAGCCGGTGCCGACTGCATCATCTCCTACTTTACACCGCTCGTCCTCGATTGGCTGAAGGAGTAA